Proteins encoded together in one Mus caroli chromosome 4, CAROLI_EIJ_v1.1, whole genome shotgun sequence window:
- the LOC110293699 gene encoding PRAME family member 12-like: MSTYNPPTLLQLALEGVLRKDSIDFSDLEDLPITLFPPLFIKAFNSRHTEIIKKMVATWPFPCLPVGALLKTAGVEMLQAVLDGIDILLTQNVSLRCKLQVLDLRFLHQDFWTGKQNAVCPADILTKKQVEGLPNYPVRQCFQVVTNLALVSSLNKHQICLLQWAQQKKDSLQLCCLKMTIYNLPPVVISEVLNTFQPTYIVDLEIHTREVMSFLGFFAHFLGQMRNLVKFYLNQIDFYFSVANTVTDGKIGAAKFFSQFSQLNHLQHVYVNGAYISYDNMKKLFRCLKSPLETLFFIFCRLSMSDLRHMSDCQRLYQLKHLYLKGVVFSKSYFKSLRVLLENVSATLQTLGLEHCRMKDSHLKVLLPALSQCSQLICVNFFDNHFSSPVLKDLLRCMANLSKLTVERYPVSVVCYNDIGEVMVERFFQLCPELMDLITAKRQPKKIFFATVCCPHCLRRCVYDLNTTRLCHCWE, encoded by the exons ATGAGCACCTACAACCCTCCCACACTCCTGCAGCTGGCACTAGAGGGGGTGCTGAGGAAGGATTCCATAGACTTCTCTGATCTGGAGGACCTGCCCATCACACTCTTCCCACCACTCTTCATAAAGGCCTTCAatagcagacacacagagataataaagaaaatggtGGCAACCTGGccctttccctgcctccctgtGGGGGCACTACTTAAAACCGCTGGTGTGGAGATGCTGCAAGCTGTGCTGGATGGCATAGATATACTGCTGACACAGAATGTTAGTCTCAG GTGCAAGCTTCAAGTGCTGGACTTGAGATTTTTGCACCAGGATTTCTGGACTGGAAAACAGAATGCAGTCTGCCCAGCAGATAttttgaccaagaagcaagttgagggcCTTCCTAACTATCCAGTGAGGCAGTGTTTTCAGGTAGTCACTAACTTGGCCCTAGTCTCTTCTctaaacaaacaccaaatatgcTTGCTGCAGTGGGCCCAACAAAAAAAAGACTCTTTGCAGCTATGCTGTCTGAAGATGACGATTTATAACCTCCCACCAGTGGTTATCAGCGAGGTCTTGAACACTTTCCAGCCGACCTATATTGTGGATTTGGAAATACACACACGAGAGGTCATGTCCTTCCTAGGTTTCTTTGCCCATTTCCTTGGCCAGATGAGAAATCTTGTCAAATTCTATCTAAATCAAATCGACTTCTACTTTAGTGTTGCGAACACAGTGACAGATGGAAAGATTGGTGCTGCCAAATTCTTTTCTCAGTTCTCCCAACTCAACCATCTCCAGCATGTCTATGTGAATGGTGCCTACATTTCCTATGACAACATGAAAAAGTTGTTCAG atGCCTGAAGAGTCCCTTGGAgaccttgttttttattttctgccGTCTCTCAATGTCAGACTTGAGACACATGTCAGACTGTCAGAGGCTCTATCAACTGAAACACCTATACTTAAAGGGTGTAGTGTTTTCCAAGTCATATTTCAAGAGTCTCCGAGTTCTCCTAGAGAATGTATCTGCAACTCTACAGACCCTGGGGTTAGAGCACTGCAGGATGAAGGACTCTCACCTCAAAGTCCTCTTGCCTGCCTTGAGCCAGTGCTCCCAGCTCATCTGTGTCAATTTCTTTGAcaaccatttctccagtcctgtACTGAAGGACCTTCTGCGATGCATGGCCAATCTAAGCAAGTTGACTGTAGAGAGGTACCCCGTCTCTGTAGTGTGCTATAATGACATAGGTGAAGTTATGGTGGAGAGATTTTTCCAACTGTGTCCGGAGCTCATGGATCTAATCACGGCTAAAAGGCAGCCCAAGAAAATCTTCTTTGCTACTGTCTGCTGCCCTCATTGTTTGAGACGCTGTGTCTATGACTTGAACACCACCAGACTTTGCCATTGTTGGGAGTAA